From Prionailurus viverrinus isolate Anna chromosome B2, UM_Priviv_1.0, whole genome shotgun sequence, the proteins below share one genomic window:
- the TRIM39 gene encoding E3 ubiquitin-protein ligase TRIM39 isoform X1 — protein MAETSLLEAGASAASTAAALENLQVEASCSVCLEYLKEPVIIECGHNFCKACITRWWEDLERDFPCPVCRKTSRYRSLRPNRQLGSMVEIAKQLQAVKRKIRDESLCPQHHEALSLFCYEDQEAVCLICAISHTHRAHTVVPLDDATQEYKEKLQKCLEPLEQKLQEITRCKSSEEKKPGELKRLVECRRQQILKEFEELHRRLDEEQQMLLSRLEEEEQDILQRLRENAAHLGDRRRDLAHLAAEVEGKCLQSGFEMLKDVKSTLEKCEKVKTMEVTSVSIELEKNFSNFPRQYFALRKILKQLIADVTLDPETAHPNLVLSEDRKSVKFVETRLRDLPDTPRRFTFYPCVLATEGFTSGRHYWEVEVGDKTHWAVGVCRDSVSRKGELTPLPETGYWRVRLWNGDKYAATTTPFTPLHIKVKPKRVGIFLDYEAGTLSFYNVTDRSHIYTFTDTFTEKLWPLFYPGIRAGRKNAAPLTIRPPTDWE, from the exons ATGGCAGAAACAAGTCTGTTAGAGGCTGGAGCCTCTGCAGCCTCCACAGCTGCAGCTCTGGAGAACTTACAGGTGGAGGCGAGTTGCTCTGTCTGCCTGGAGTATCTGAAGGAGCCTGTCATCATTGAGTGTGGGCACAACTTCTGCAAAGCTTGCATCACCCGCTGGTGGGAGGACCTAGAGAGGGACTTCCCTTGTCCTGTCTGTCGAAAAACATCTCGCTACCGCAGTCTCCGGCCTAATCGACAGCTAGGCAGCATGGTGGAAATTGccaagcagctccaggctgtCAAGCGGAAGATCCGAGATGAGAGCCTCTGCCCCCAGCACCATGAGGCCCTCAGCCTTTTCTGCTATGAGGACCAGGAGGCTGTATGCTTGATATGTGCAATTTCCCACACCCACCGGGCCCACACCGTCGTGCCACTGGATGATGCCACACAGGAGTACAAG GAAAAACTGCAGAAGTGCCTGGAGCCCCTGGAGCAGAAATTGCAGGAGATCACCCGCTGCAAGTCCTCTGAGGAGAAGAAGCCTGGAGAGCTCAAG AGACTAGTGGAGTGTCGCCGACAACAGATCTTAAAGGAATTTGAAGAGCTTCATAGGCGGCTGGATGAAGAACAGCAGATGTTGCTTTCacgcctggaggaggaggaacaggacaTTCTACAGCGCCTCCGAGAAAATGCTGCTCACCTTGGAGACAGGCGCCGGGACCTGGCCCATTTGGCTGCTGAGGTGGAGGGCAAGTGCTTACAGTCGGGCTTCGAGATGCTTAAG GATGTCAAAAGTACCCTGGAAAA ATGTGAGAAGGTGAAGACCATGGAGGTGACTTCAGTGTCCATAGAGCTGGAAAAGAACTTCAGCAATTTCCCCCGACAGTACTTTGCCCTAAGGAAAATCCTTAAACAGCTAATTG CGGATGTGACCCTGGACCCAGAGACTGCTCACCCTAACCTAGTCCTGTCCGAAGATCGTAAGAGCGTCAAGTTTGTGGAGACAAGACTCCGGGATCTCCCTGACACACCACGGCGATTCACCTTCTATCCTTGTGTCCTGGCTACTGAGGGCTTCACCTCAGGCCGACACTactgggaggtggaggtgggtgaTAAGACCCACTGGGCAGTGGGCGTGTGCCGGGACTCCGTAAGCCGAAAGGGCGAGCTGACTCCACTCCCTGAGACTGGCTACTGGCGGGTGCGGCTGTGGAACGGGGACAAATATGCAGCCACCACCACGCCTTTTACCCCTTTGCACATCAAGGTGAAACCCAAACGGGTAGGCATATTCCTAGACTATGAGGCCGGCACACTGTCTTTTTACAATGTCACAGACCGCTCTCATATCTACACCTTTACTGATACTTTTACTGAGAAACTTTGGCCCCTCTTCTATCCAGGCATCCGTGCTGGTCGGAAGAATGCTGCACCACTTACAATCAGGCCCCCAACAGATTGGGAGTGA
- the LOC125166410 gene encoding uncharacterized protein LOC125166410 gives MDLDWQRSGVKEKWGKAEARGDGVRVSPGEASGSGTGERRGSQATPDALTSPGRQNVRPGPRRAEAAVVTCGGPVTQSRGAGTRRAEPAGGGRPQGPGAAAGQHLPSRLQVRECGARSRRSAASLLPPPPAPAPQRDTQYSPEAEAAPRGSCQWKPWCRLAAAARPSSACGEGEGGGQRRVPEQTWMRSRKYLSSWERETA, from the exons ATGGATCTAGACTGGCAAAGAAGTGGTGTgaaagagaaatggggaaaag CCGAGGCCCGCGGTGACGGCGTCAGAGTTTCACCCGGGGAGGCGAGCGGCAGCGGGACGGGGGAACGGCGGGGTAGCCAAGCAACGCCGGACGCGCTGACGTCGCCGGGGCGGCAAAACGTCCGCCCGGGCCCGAGGCGGGCGGAGGCAGCTGTGGTTACGTGCGGGGGGCCGGTGACGCAGTCGCGGGGCGCTGGGACGCGGCGTGCCGAGCCGGCCGGCGGGGGCAGGCCCCAGGGCCCGGGCGCGGCAGCGGGACAGCACCTACCTTCCCGGCTTCAGGTCCGGGAGTGCGGGGCGCGGAGCCGCCGGAGcgctgcctccctccttcctcctccccccgcccccgccccgcagcGCGACACACAATACTCGCCGGAAGCGGAAGCCGCGCCGAGAGGCTCGTGTCAGTGGAAGCCTTGGTGTCGGCTGGCGGCCGCCGCAAGGCCTAGCAGTGCCTgcggagaaggagaaggagggggtcaGAG GAGGGTTCCAGAGCAGACATGGATGAGATCCAGAAAGTACCTGAGTTCCTGGGAA agagagacagcatga
- the TRIM39 gene encoding E3 ubiquitin-protein ligase TRIM39 isoform X2 — MAETSLLEAGASAASTAAALENLQVEASCSVCLEYLKEPVIIECGHNFCKACITRWWEDLERDFPCPVCRKTSRYRSLRPNRQLGSMVEIAKQLQAVKRKIRDESLCPQHHEALSLFCYEDQEAVCLICAISHTHRAHTVVPLDDATQEYKEKLQKCLEPLEQKLQEITRCKSSEEKKPGELKRLVECRRQQILKEFEELHRRLDEEQQMLLSRLEEEEQDILQRLRENAAHLGDRRRDLAHLAAEVEGKCLQSGFEMLKDVKSTLEKCEKVKTMEVTSVSIELEKNFSNFPRQYFALRKILKQLIADVTLDPETAHPNLVLSEDRKSVKFVETRLRDLPDTPRRFTFYPCVLATEGFTSGRHYWEVEASVLVGRMLHHLQSGPQQIGSDR, encoded by the exons ATGGCAGAAACAAGTCTGTTAGAGGCTGGAGCCTCTGCAGCCTCCACAGCTGCAGCTCTGGAGAACTTACAGGTGGAGGCGAGTTGCTCTGTCTGCCTGGAGTATCTGAAGGAGCCTGTCATCATTGAGTGTGGGCACAACTTCTGCAAAGCTTGCATCACCCGCTGGTGGGAGGACCTAGAGAGGGACTTCCCTTGTCCTGTCTGTCGAAAAACATCTCGCTACCGCAGTCTCCGGCCTAATCGACAGCTAGGCAGCATGGTGGAAATTGccaagcagctccaggctgtCAAGCGGAAGATCCGAGATGAGAGCCTCTGCCCCCAGCACCATGAGGCCCTCAGCCTTTTCTGCTATGAGGACCAGGAGGCTGTATGCTTGATATGTGCAATTTCCCACACCCACCGGGCCCACACCGTCGTGCCACTGGATGATGCCACACAGGAGTACAAG GAAAAACTGCAGAAGTGCCTGGAGCCCCTGGAGCAGAAATTGCAGGAGATCACCCGCTGCAAGTCCTCTGAGGAGAAGAAGCCTGGAGAGCTCAAG AGACTAGTGGAGTGTCGCCGACAACAGATCTTAAAGGAATTTGAAGAGCTTCATAGGCGGCTGGATGAAGAACAGCAGATGTTGCTTTCacgcctggaggaggaggaacaggacaTTCTACAGCGCCTCCGAGAAAATGCTGCTCACCTTGGAGACAGGCGCCGGGACCTGGCCCATTTGGCTGCTGAGGTGGAGGGCAAGTGCTTACAGTCGGGCTTCGAGATGCTTAAG GATGTCAAAAGTACCCTGGAAAA ATGTGAGAAGGTGAAGACCATGGAGGTGACTTCAGTGTCCATAGAGCTGGAAAAGAACTTCAGCAATTTCCCCCGACAGTACTTTGCCCTAAGGAAAATCCTTAAACAGCTAATTG CGGATGTGACCCTGGACCCAGAGACTGCTCACCCTAACCTAGTCCTGTCCGAAGATCGTAAGAGCGTCAAGTTTGTGGAGACAAGACTCCGGGATCTCCCTGACACACCACGGCGATTCACCTTCTATCCTTGTGTCCTGGCTACTGAGGGCTTCACCTCAGGCCGACACTactgggaggtggag GCATCCGTGCTGGTCGGAAGAATGCTGCACCACTTACAATCAGGCCCCCAACAGATTGGGAGTGACAGGTAG